The genomic stretch GCGTACCGGGTGAGGTCGGCCTCGTGCTGCATGATTGCTTCCCATCCGACCGTCCCGAGAAGGTTGATGGCCGCGGCTATGGCCACGGCACCCACCACTGCCGGCGTGCCCGCTTCCTCGCGGCTGGGCAGGTCGCGCCAGACGACCGAGTGCGGCGTGACCAGGTCGGCAACCCCGCCACCGACCAGGGCGGGCTCGGACGGGCAGAGCATGGACTTGTCCCCGGCGAGGATACCCGCGCCGTACGGTGCGTAGGTCTTGTGCCCGCTGAAGGCGACAAAGTCCAGACGCTCCGGGTCGCCCCGCTTTCGCATGTCTATCGGCCGGTGCGGGGCGATCTGGGCCGCGTCGACAGCAATCCGTGCTCCGGCCTCGTGGGCGAGCCGCGCGAGGTGGTGGATCGGGTTCACCCAGCCGGTGACGTTTGACGCGCCGGTGACGGTCACCAGCGCGACCCGGCCGCGTAACTCCTTCAGCTTCGCCGCGAAGTCGTCCAGGTCGAGCGAGCCGTCCGGATTGAGCCCGGCCTGCACTATCGGTGCGCGCCGGCGCCAGGGCAGATTGTTGGAGGAGTGCTCCATCCGGGTCGTTAGAATGACGTCGCCCGGCTTGAACGGGAACAACGCAGCCAGCCGGTTCAGCGATTCAGTGGTGTTGCGGGTTATTATGACGGTGTCGTTCCTGGGGTCGGCCCCCACAAACCGGCTGATGATGTTGCGCGACTCCTCGTATGCCCACGAGGCGATCTGGCTCTTGAACCCGGTGCCACGGGCAACGTTGGAGTAGTAACGCAAGAACTCGTCCACCTTCTCGACTATCGGCCGGAACGTCGGGGTGCTTGACGCGTTGTCGAGGTTCACGTAGGTGCGGGTGCCGCCGGAAAGAAGCGGGACCTGGACGTCGATTCCCACGACCTCGGCGCGAAGGCTCTCGATGGGGTTCACGGTTTGCCGGCCGGTCTTCCTACCGATGCTCTGGCTGACGGCTCAACGCGGGTTCAGACTGAAGTAATCCTCGGGCCTCAGTCGTTCGTGTCCCGTTGGACGATACTCGCCCGTCCTCGGGTCGGCCTGGTAGGCGGCGTGTTTTCCCTGCGAGATTGCCGTGAGCGAATCGCAGAGCGCGTCTGCGTCGGAGCGGTCGTTGTACATGCCGAATGACGCGCGGACTATTCCCGGTACGCCGGCCATGTTGCCGAGGACGATCTGGTCGCGGATACGCTCGACTTCGCGCTGCCTGAGGTCAAGGAGTGTAATGACGTAGGGGTGCGCGCAGAAGAGCCCGCAGCGCGCGCCGACGCCGGCTTCGTGAGCCATGATGGCGGCCACCAGCGCATCTGACCGACCTTCAAGGTTGAATGCGATAACGCCCAGACGCCGAGACAGGTCCGTGGTTGAAGCGCTGCCGTACACGGTGACCCCGGGGATTTGTGACAGACGTTCGAGAGTGTGGCTCGTGAGTGCATCTTCGTGACGACGGATTGCGTCCCATCCGACCGACTCGATGACGGCGATGGCCGCGGCCAGGGCCACGGCCCCAACCACGCCGGGCGTGCCCGCCTCCTCGCGGCTTGGCAATCCACGCCAGACAATCGAGTCGAGCGTGACGAGGTCCACGACTCCGCCGCCGACGAGTGACGGCACCGGCGGATGGAGCAGGTCTTTGCTGCCGATCAGGACGCCGATGCCGTAGGGGGCATAGGTCTTGTGTCCGCTGAACGCAACGAAGTCAAGGTGCTCGGGGTCGTCGGGCTTGCGCATGTCTATCGGCCGGTGCGGTGCAACCTGTGCCGCGTCAATTACAATGTGGGCCCCGGCCTCGTGGGCGAGGCGCGCCAGTTCGTGCACCGGGTTGACCCAGCCCGTGACATTGGAGGCGCCGGTGACCGCGACCAGCGCGACCCGTCCGCGGTACTGGTTGAGCTTGGCCGTGAAGTCCTCGATGTCCAACGAGCCGTCGGCGAGTACCCGGGCGTGGACCACCTGGGCCCGCTGCCGCCAGGGCAGGTCGTTGGAGTGGTGTTCCATCGTGGTTGTCAGCACGACGCTGTCCGACTTGAATGGGAACAGCACCGCCAGCCGGTTCATGGACTCGGTAGTGTTACGGGTAAAGATAACCGCGTCGCGGGTTGGGTCGGCCTTGACGAACCGGGCCACGGCACGGCGCGACTCCTCGAAGGTCCAGGAGGCGACCTGGCTCTTGAACCCGGTGCCGCGGGCGACGTTCGAGTAGAAGCGCATGAACTCATCCACCTTGTTCATCACCGGCCGGAAGGTGGGCGTGCTGGAGGCATTGTCGAGGTTCACGAACTGACGGGTGCCGCCGCCCAAAAGCGGCGATTCGACTTCAATCCCGACAGTCTCGGAGCGCAGTTTCTCAATTTCAGATGCGGGCATCGCGGTTCCTTTCGTTCTCAGACACTGGTTTGGGCCAACCGGGTAGATGGCCTGGCACGGATGTCAACCGAACGGCACGGGCTAGTTGGCTGTCCGGAATTCGCAGAATGCGTTCTCGCAGTTCTTCTGGCACGTGCGGACAATCTCTTCTCGCTTGTCGGAATAGAGGTCGGTCGAGAAGTAACGTTCGGACCGGTCGGGCAGAACGGTGACGACGTTGGCCTCAGGTCCGAGTCTCTTCAACACGCCGATTGTCGCCAGCACGTTGGCGCCGGAGGAGACCCCGACCATCATGCCGTATTTCGTACTGATGTGACGCGCCATCGCGACCGCGTCCGAACCGTGAATGGCCTCGACCCAATCCAGCTGTTTCACGTCTACGATTTCGGGTATGAAGCCGTCGCCGATGCCGGCAATCTGGTGGACGCCCATGTCCCGGCCGCCGGAGAGGATCGCCGCCTCGGTCGGCTCGACCGCGACGATCTTCGCCGCGGGGTTGACGCTGCGCAGGCGCCGGCCGACGCCCATCAGGGTTCCGCCGGTGCCGATGCCGGCCACGAAGGCGTCGATGCGGATGCCGGCAAGTTGGCGCAGGATTTCGATCGCTGTGGTCTGATAATGGCAGTCCGTGTTGTCCTCGTTCTGAAACTGACGGGGCAGAAAGACGCGCGGGTCCTTGGCGGCCATCGCTTCGGCGCGCGCCCTCGCGCCCGCGAAGCTCTCTGCGGTCGGCGTCAGGCACAACTCCGCGCCCATGCTGGTCATGATCTTGCGGCGCTCCATGCTCATGTGTTCGGGCATGACGATGATGAGCTTGTAGCCTTTCACTGCACAGACCATGGCCAGACCGATGCCGGTGTTGCCGCTGGTGGCTTCGACTATGGTCGAATCGGGCCTGAGTTCTCCACGTTCTTCAGCCTTCTCGATGATGTAGCGGGCGATACGGTCTTTGACGCTGCCGGTCGGGTTCATGAACTCGAGCTTGGCATAGAAGTGCCAGGTTCGTCCTTCATGTTCGATCGCCAGATCCATCATCGGGGTGTTACCGATGAAGTCGAGGATGGACCGCGATATGCCGCAGGTTTCAGGCGATTGTCGGCTCAGGAATACCATCAGTGAGGATAGCAACCGAGGTCGCTCGGGTCAATTCAGGCTGAGCGTCGCCTAGAGGTTCTTCCAGCGTGCGAAGCGGAGGACCGCACGTGTCTCGATGAAGGTCCTGAAGTAGAGCAGGTCGCGTGCGGTAAGCGAGTGGTGGACTGCGGCGGCGAACTCCGGATTCCGCGGAGAAATGGCCATGTCGGCCGTACGCAGCGCCAGGTGTCCCAGCGTGTAGCCACAGACAACCGCCAGCAGGAGTCCGAACAGGTAATTGAACATGCCCAGGTCGAACGGCGCCACCTGATTGATGAGTGCCGCGATGAAAATGCCGAGCACGAGCAGGATGCCGCCGACGCCCCCGAACAACAGCGGGGCGGGTAACCGGGTCATG from bacterium encodes the following:
- a CDS encoding aminotransferase class V-fold PLP-dependent enzyme, with translation MNPIESLRAEVVGIDVQVPLLSGGTRTYVNLDNASSTPTFRPIVEKVDEFLRYYSNVARGTGFKSQIASWAYEESRNIISRFVGADPRNDTVIITRNTTESLNRLAALFPFKPGDVILTTRMEHSSNNLPWRRRAPIVQAGLNPDGSLDLDDFAAKLKELRGRVALVTVTGASNVTGWVNPIHHLARLAHEAGARIAVDAAQIAPHRPIDMRKRGDPERLDFVAFSGHKTYAPYGAGILAGDKSMLCPSEPALVGGGVADLVTPHSVVWRDLPSREEAGTPAVVGAVAIAAAINLLGTVGWEAIMQHEADLTRYALTRLSRIPGIRVHGKTRTDDLQDRLGTICFSMDGKPAQLVAAVLAYEAGVGARCGQFCAHPYIFALLGISDVEAERLYEGASCGSLADMPGVVRASFGLYNDESDVDAFCDSLEAVARGDHAEYDADPRTGERRPKGRPRLNPADYFNLSPRLPE
- a CDS encoding aminotransferase class V-fold PLP-dependent enzyme; this translates as MPASEIEKLRSETVGIEVESPLLGGGTRQFVNLDNASSTPTFRPVMNKVDEFMRFYSNVARGTGFKSQVASWTFEESRRAVARFVKADPTRDAVIFTRNTTESMNRLAVLFPFKSDSVVLTTTMEHHSNDLPWRQRAQVVHARVLADGSLDIEDFTAKLNQYRGRVALVAVTGASNVTGWVNPVHELARLAHEAGAHIVIDAAQVAPHRPIDMRKPDDPEHLDFVAFSGHKTYAPYGIGVLIGSKDLLHPPVPSLVGGGVVDLVTLDSIVWRGLPSREEAGTPGVVGAVALAAAIAVIESVGWDAIRRHEDALTSHTLERLSQIPGVTVYGSASTTDLSRRLGVIAFNLEGRSDALVAAIMAHEAGVGARCGLFCAHPYVITLLDLRQREVERIRDQIVLGNMAGVPGIVRASFGMYNDRSDADALCDSLTAISQGKHAAYQADPRTGEYRPTGHERLRPEDYFSLNPR
- the cysK gene encoding cysteine synthase A, with protein sequence MVFLSRQSPETCGISRSILDFIGNTPMMDLAIEHEGRTWHFYAKLEFMNPTGSVKDRIARYIIEKAEERGELRPDSTIVEATSGNTGIGLAMVCAVKGYKLIIVMPEHMSMERRKIMTSMGAELCLTPTAESFAGARARAEAMAAKDPRVFLPRQFQNEDNTDCHYQTTAIEILRQLAGIRIDAFVAGIGTGGTLMGVGRRLRSVNPAAKIVAVEPTEAAILSGGRDMGVHQIAGIGDGFIPEIVDVKQLDWVEAIHGSDAVAMARHISTKYGMMVGVSSGANVLATIGVLKRLGPEANVVTVLPDRSERYFSTDLYSDKREEIVRTCQKNCENAFCEFRTAN